In one window of Helianthus annuus cultivar XRQ/B chromosome 17, HanXRQr2.0-SUNRISE, whole genome shotgun sequence DNA:
- the LOC110922101 gene encoding uncharacterized protein LOC110922101 has product MKWHHLERVKDGKLRHPADALAWKDFDEKFPEFATDPRNVRLALATDGFNPFRTMNSVNSIWPVFLIPYNLPPWLVMKQPNFILSLIIPGPKSPGNKIDVYMQPLIKELKELWEDGVNTFDASTKQYFMLKASIISTISDFPGYANLSGWSTKGELACPVCGFGTESKWLTHGRKFCYMCHRRWLPSDHSWLPSDHSWRSDIRSFVGRHEFKVAPIPPSGEEVLQQVGDIEFLVDNDVRSPWKKKSIFFMLSYWEHLLLRHNLDVMHIEKNVCDNIVGTLLGQEGKSKDNYKTRLDLQEMGIRKELHPKKRHRSSITFMPKACYQMTRGEKAQFLTTLKSIKPPDEFSSNISRCVHLNEGKLIGMKSYDCHMLMQEYLPIALRGSLPDHVSSVIIELCEFLKTICYKDLSEVDLHFLESKVHLTLCKLEKIFPPSFFTVMVHLVIHLTREVRLGGPVAFRWMYPVERDLLKLKSYVHNRAHPEGSIAEGYLAEESITFCSRYLSKVETVFTRAVRNDDEGHQNHIEESNNLCPGRALGRKLDLGVPIRKRRRSSNSDIDEKSLTQAHRYVLFNVESVTPFQEEHKRIVKGQLIRSSSDTRL; this is encoded by the exons ATGAAGTGGCATCATCTAGAGCGTGTAAAAGATGGAAAATTGCGGCATCCAGCAGATGCATTAGCTTGGAAAGATTTTGATGAAAAGTTTCCAGAATTCGCTACTGATCCTCGCAATGTTCGTCTAGCTCTAGCAACTGACGGCTTCAACCCATTTAGGACAATGAATTCGGTAAATAGTATTTGGCCAGTTTTTCTTATTCCATACAACTTACCACCATGGTTGGTTATGAAGCAGCCAAATTTTATTCTTTCTTTAATCATCCCGGGTCCTAAAAGTCCTGGAAACAAGATAGACGTGTATATGCAACCTTTGATTAAGGAATTGAAGGAGTTATGGGAGGATGGAGTTAATACATTTGATGCCTCAACGAAACAATACTTCATGTTGAAGGCTTCTATTATTTCTACCATATCAGACTTTCCAGGTTATGCCAATCTGTCTGGGTGGAGCACTAAAGGAGAACTTGCATGTCCCGTATGTGGTTTTGGTACTGAATCCAAATGGCTAACTCATGGAAGAAAGTTTTGTTACATGTGTCATAGGAGGTGGCTTCCATCTGACCATAGTTGGCTTCCATCTGACCATAGTTGGCGTTCAGATATTAGATCGTTTGTTGGACGCCACGAATTCAAAGTTGCTCCTATTCCTCCTTCTGGAGAGGAGGTTCTACAACAAGTAGGCGACATAGAATTTCTTGTCGACAATGATGTTCGTAGTCCATGGAAAAAGaaaagtattttttttatgttGTCATATTGGGAGCATCTGCTGTTGCGTCACAATCTTGATGTGATGCACATTGAAAAGAATGTTTGTGACAACATAGTGGGGACTTTATTAGGACAAGAAGGAAAGTCGAAAGATAACTATAAAACAAGACTTGACTTACAAGAAATGGGTATAAGAAAAGAATTGCATCCAAAGAAGCGGCATAGAAGTAGTATCACTTTCATGCCAAAAGCTTGCTATCAAATGACTCGAGGTGAAAAGGCTCAATTTTTAACAACCCTTAAGTCAATCAAGCCTCCTGATGAATTTTCATCCAATATCTCTCGATGTGTACACTTAAATGAGGGCAAGCTAATTGGGATGAAAAGTTATGACTGTCACATGTTGATGCAAGAGTATTTGCCGATTGCATTACGTGGAAGTTTGCCGGACCATGTAAGCTCGGTTATAATCGAGTTATGCGAATTTTTAAAGACCATTTGCTACAAGGACTTATCTGAAGTTGATCTACATTTTCTCGAGTCTAAAGTTCATCTCACTTTATGCAAACTAGAGAAGATATTTCCTCCATCATTCTTTACTGTAATGGTTCACTTGGTGATCCATCTAACGAGAGAGGTTAGGCTTGGAGGTCCTGTCGCATTTCGGTGGATGTACCCTGTTGAAAG GGACCTTCTAAAACTTAAGTCATACGTTCATAATCGAGCTCATCCCGAAGGATCAATTGCTGAAGGCTATTTAGCTGAGGAAAGTATAACATTTTGCTCTAGATATCTATCCAAAGTAGAAACTGTTTTTACTAGAGCAGTTAGGAACGATGATGAGGGTCACCAAAATCACATTGAAGAATCCAACAATCTTTGCCCTGGTCGTGCCTTAGGTCGTAAATTGGATTTGGGAGTACCTATTCGCAAAAGAAGGAGATCTTCAAATTCAGACATTGATGAGAAGTCTCTCACTCAAGCACATCGCTATGTATTATTCAATGTTGAGTCAGTTACACCTTTTCAAGA GGAACACAAACGGATAGTCAAGGGACAATTAATACGGTCCTCGTCGGATACCAGATTATGA